CCTTTGAATATGAAGCATGTCTTTCCTTACCAGGTATGTACGGTGCTGTGAAACGAGCTGAATCTATTGTGGTAAAAACATTAAATCGTCTGGGGGAAGAAGTAATTATTGAGGCTTCAGGGCATAAAGCACGCTGTATCCAGCATGAAATGGACCACTTGGACGGTGTCTTGTACATTGATCATGTAAAAAATGGGCATCTTTTTCAAGAGAAAACAAAAAAACCAGTAGACGTGTATCAAATGATTCAGCTTTCGAAGCAAAATGCTTTGTAAACGGAGATCATCACTGATCGTTATGGTGGCAGTTAAGGAGTACATATGGGAAAAACCTTAGTCGTAATCGGTGTCGTCTTGATTGTAGTAGGTTTACTTTGGCAGGTAGGTGGTCGCTTTTTGCATCTAGGGCGGTTACCCGGTGACATCGTGGTAGAAAAGGAGAACTTTCGTTTTTATTTTCCTGTCGTTACCTGCATTATTATTAGCGTGGTGCTATCACTTATCATGTACGTCATTCGTTTTTTCAAATAAATAATGAAAATTTTTGGCAAGTTAGCAATGACGTTTGACATTGTATAACTTGCCATTTACGTTTTAAGTACTTAATGTCTTAAAATGCGAAGCTCGGTTCCTTGTTCGTTGGCCACGAATTCCGCCATTCCCCCTATTGGAAATGGAAAACAAGGTGTGGTATGCCCGAAGTCTAAACCAGCAATCACAGGGATATTTTGTAGTTCACGTTTCGTCAGAATCATCTCTTTTAACACATTAGGGGAAATGTTTGATTGTTTTTGAAAGCGACCAAAGCAGATCCCTTTCACTTGCCCTCGGTATATAAGAGTGTGGAGTAACGATTGTAAATTACGATCAAATTCTTCAGCAAAACTAAGGTAGTCATCCTCTAGGAACAAAATGGCATCGTTCAAATCTGGCATAAATGGGGTTCCCTGTAATAAATTTAACGTACATAAATTTCCACCTAATATTTTACCTCTAGCTTCTCCTGGTTGGATCATGTACACTCCCTCATTTGGTATAAATTCACGATTTTCTTGATCAGCATACCAAGCATCGTCACTCCAAGTCTCTGAGGATTGTATGATCATCTCTTTATTTTCCATGAAACATTTCTGGAAGTATTCGACCGTGTATTCCAGACCTTTCTTCATACCCAACGTAGAAAAATGAGGACCTGAATAAGTGACAAGCCCTGTTCTTACATAAATAGCATTCTGTAGAGCTGTAATATCAGAGTATCCAGATAATAATTTAGGGTTGTTTCTAATCAACTCATAATTCAGATAAGGTAGCAGTTGATTAACATTAAAACCCCCAATAGTTGTCAAAATACCTTTCACCTCGGGATCAGTAAACGCCTCATGGATATCTGCTACCCTTGACTCAATCCTTGATGATGAGAAATGATCCATCTCCTCTGCATGTCTTGAAAACGTAACGCGTAA
This is a stretch of genomic DNA from Brevibacillus laterosporus DSM 25. It encodes these proteins:
- the def gene encoding peptide deformylase; the encoded protein is MAELMIRQLGDPVLRKVCKPITNITDREQKLLQNLIDTLYADPGRAGLAAPQVGFLKRIAILDCGDGLVELLNPEIISRTGETFEYEACLSLPGMYGAVKRAESIVVKTLNRLGEEVIIEASGHKARCIQHEMDHLDGVLYIDHVKNGHLFQEKTKKPVDVYQMIQLSKQNAL
- a CDS encoding DUF2905 domain-containing protein; the encoded protein is MGKTLVVIGVVLIVVGLLWQVGGRFLHLGRLPGDIVVEKENFRFYFPVVTCIIISVVLSLIMYVIRFFK
- a CDS encoding S66 family peptidase, with translation MFPEKLQKGDMIRVISPSRSLGIIAKEIREQALYVLGKLGLRVTFSRHAEEMDHFSSSRIESRVADIHEAFTDPEVKGILTTIGGFNVNQLLPYLNYELIRNNPKLLSGYSDITALQNAIYVRTGLVTYSGPHFSTLGMKKGLEYTVEYFQKCFMENKEMIIQSSETWSDDAWYADQENREFIPNEGVYMIQPGEARGKILGGNLCTLNLLQGTPFMPDLNDAILFLEDDYLSFAEEFDRNLQSLLHTLIYRGQVKGICFGRFQKQSNISPNVLKEMILTKRELQNIPVIAGLDFGHTTPCFPFPIGGMAEFVANEQGTELRILRH